CCCCTGAGACGGTGAAGGGATCCTCTTTAGGATTCAAGTCGCTGTTTCTTCAGGATCGTAACTGGTTCTCAaccactgtgttttcattgtttgtcttTAGTTACAGATTTTTTCTTGTGAATATTTGTGTTAGTGTCTGATTtagttgttatttttgtcaaaaCTGCCGAGTTAGCGGGGATGCACACAAGATTTAGCTCAATGTTTAGACCCAGTTATGTTCAGAAGATCATGATACAGTCAAAGTAGCACAACGCTTTTTCGatttcacttttttcatttttagaagCTCCTGcaaatgttgttgtgttgtgtcctcctccctcccaaACCTACACCGGTGCTGAACAATGTGTTGTCACATTGAATTCTGTTTATCTCTTTAGTTTTTCTTGCAGCTCTTTATCACATGATTTGAGTGCAAATAAACCACAAGGAAATCCTCAGCTGAGTCCCGTATCTGATTTCAGGttctgctttttgtgttttgtgctttatTTGAGTACCTCCAATTTATGCTGCTTTACTCATCTACCTCAGTAGATTCGGAGGAAAATATTGTACTATTACTGAACTGCAATACtgtaatttaaagttttttaaaaagtggttttaaaccttttttagTGTTTCACCCGTTACAAAAAAGATTTATCTTGTGACCTGTTGGAGGAAGCCTCATCCAGAAACTACAGATTTAATATAATGTAGTTAACACTGCCTCCACTTTAACCAACTACAACCAGAAAATGCTATCAATGCATCAACATATAGGGAATTAACAATCTATTAATATGTCACTCATGGGACATAAAACTTTTGATACATTTTGCTAATAATACATCTGCTTTATAGGATTTGAAAGCAGGACCTTAACTTGTAATCAATCATTTTACATTGTTACTTGAATTGACTAGTTAATCAGCAGGAAAATAACCAGCaactttatgttttgtttttagtaaaAACTGTGATGATTGTATATATTTCATAATCTtgactttcttttattgtttccCTTTCAACTACTGGTTGCTTTGGTTAGCATTAGTCTGTTTTCAACtcatttataattcataaaGGATTTGATTTGTTTGGAGGGTGCTATATGAAGAAAGTTTGATTGGTTTAATGatatttgttcagtttttgttaTCCTCGCTCCTATAACTGCGAGTCTATTAATGAGTAAGCATAGTTGCAGACTTTATTTGTCCAGTAAAACTGATTCTGATTGAACTTGTGCTTCAGTAGAAGGATCTGAGTTCTCATCCAGCAACAAACTCtaaatcaacacacaaacagaaagctGCCTACTTCACACCTCTTATCTTATGAACTAAGGTGAAGTGGGCAATAACTTCTGTGGACTGTGTAATAATCATCTGCTATCTCTGCAAATCTTGTGTCAATGAAGGTGTTCCTCCTGCACCAAGTGGCGTGGCACtataaaacaatgacaacaggCTTTATTGtctctattttctatttctctaTTTCAGatttcaaaaaaacacatttgaactCTTGTTTTGTGCGTGTCGCCTGAGCCTCTAAACCCCGTTCGTCCGTGGCAGGGCCTTAAAtccgagcagacacacacatcctgtgTCTCTGAGCTGGAACAGGCCAAAGTCCTATTTATAATGAACCTCTAGCAGCATGGAGTCGGGCGCATGCGCGGTGCGGGGCCGGAGCGTTGCAGACAGGGGCGGCCCGTTACCAGGCGAGCAGCGCAGCGCAGGGTCCGACACCGACGACGGCAGCGGCCACTGACAGAAGGAAACCTGCCACTGTGATAACAGCACCCGTGAAATACAGTGAGTatggaggcgtgtgtgtgtgtgtgcgtgtgtgtctgtgtgtgtgtgtgtgaggaggagggtggacGGGACCCTGCGCTGCGTCCCGttgctgctctttgtttcaggGATGCGTGTTTGATTCCCAGGCGCCGAGCAGATCTCACCCAGCGCCGCCTCTCCGGAGGTGTATCCGGGGAGGCCTGCAGAGGGGGCCGCGGCAGGACCAGCGTTGCGGCTTTTCCGAACGGGCTCATTTATTGTTCTCGGCTCGGGCTTGAAATGTCAGACCCCCGCCCATCTGTCCCGGACTTTGTTTTTTACTGCAGTCATTATCGGAGCAAAGGCccagtggattttttttatttttgtatccaTTGGAGAATAGATTGACTTCCcgtccccccacccccaccccctctacCGCCGCCCTCGATgctagaataataataaatcctTATTTCTGAGGGATCGCACGCTTCTGCTAATGTGGCCGGAACCTGCGTGTTCTCTATTGTGGCTGCCATGGTTGCAGGCTGCAGCCCCGTGGGGGAATGTGCATGGTGTAATGTGCGCCGCCGATCGTGCGTTCACTCCGTGTTTTCACCAGGAATCAGTCGGTGTCATCCCTCCCAGCTGCAGACACATGGTGTGACCTCGGAGACCATTTAAAGTCCCCCATCTTCACTGGTGTCACCATCCAAATGTTGGTGGGACACCGAGTGGAAAATCCAAGTGAGGCTTGCATGGAGCTGTCAGATGTGGAAAGCTGCTCAGGGGTTTTTCTGTTtaatctggtgtgtgtgtgtgtgtgggggggattgTGCTCATGACACATCTGTAgattaaaactaaaaccacaTGGTGTTTACAGTCGGAAATCCAAGTGACACACAGGCCAATATTGCTTGGTTGGGTTTTACAGGCCCCATCAGCTGCAGTGGTTTCAGAGCCAGTCTGGGATATTTGATCTGaaaggacaggggggggggggggggggatatctCTCCCCACCTTATAGGACAGAAGGAAGAAATGGTAGAAACCTGCAGAAAGAGGCCAACCTCCCCTCCACGGAGAGCTGTAGTTGCATTTCGTAAAATGTCATCTTCAACATATTCAACATATAAACAGATCATATAGATTATAAGGTTGGATGCTTATGGTATAGATTGCAAATTAGAAATCCAGGATATGGCTAAATTGAAATTAGTCCAAGAAAAAGAAGGTCCTCAAGTGAATGAAGTCTAGAGCTGAAACAATAATAGAAACTATTCTATTTATAGATATGTCAAAGTTCCAGCTTGCCTTATGTGACACCAATTAAGATTTGGCTTTTGAATGTTTGATCACAAGTTGTTTGGAGACGTCAACTTAAATTGTAACAAGGCTTTTTTACAATTATTGGACAAACAAGGATTGATTGGGGTAATCATCATTAGTTTTAACCCTTAATAAGTCAAGTGCAAAGTCCAAGACGTCTGATAGGATGGGTAAAGGTTATGGGAACGAATCAGAGAACGTCACTGTGGGCAGCTCggacagatggaggaaaaacaaagtcttCAAACAGCCCAACTTGATCATATGATAACAGCAATTTGTTTACTTCCATTATAGGGGTAATAACTGACATTATGATGTTGTTATGATTTTTGGGGGGAATGTATTCTTGTGGATCTAAAGTTCCACCTAAATCCACTGAAATTGGCTAACCTTTGTTTTTTTCGATCCAGCGAACTGAACAccactttatttctctctctgtttgtctcaggTAGGGGATGGCAGTGAATGTGTACTCCACATCGGTGTCCATTGACAACCTCAGCCGACATGACATGCTGGCATGGGTCAACGACTCTATGCATCTCACCTGCACCAAGATCGAACAGCTCTGTTCAGGTAAAGCTGAGAGTCGGTCGTCCCTGACTTTTGTCCCCAACAGGACGATGACACTAAATACCacgtctttgtgttttccaggagCATCATATTGCCAGTTCATGGACATGTTGTTTCCAGGTTGCATCCTTCTGAAGAAGGTCAAATTTCAAGCCAAGCTGGAGCATGAGTTTATACACAACTTCAAAGTTCTTCAAGCAGCTTTTAAACGGATGAGTGTTGACAAAGTCAGAATCCTTTCTTTACcatattattatgtatttgaCTACATACTTTTGATTGTATTATCTCTTACACAAGATGCTGAAGATGCATGTTGAATCACACAGAGCTATTCTAGCATTTCCCGTTTCCATTCTCCAGATCATTCCCGTAGAAAAGCTTGTAAAAGGGAAGTTCCAGGACAACTTTGAATTCGTGCAGTGGTTCAAGAAGTTCTTCGATGCCAACTACGACGGGAAGGAGTACGACCCTTTAGTAGCCAGACAGGGTCAGGACGTGGTCCCTTCCCCCAACCCAGGTGATCACTTTATCCACAAACCAAAGAGAAACCCAGGTAAACCCGACAGTTTTGCCGTTGCTGCACGGTCTGGCTGAGCTTTGGATGTTCCCGAAGGCGCTCCCTGTAAGCAAGTGGTGCGAGCAGCACGATTCGCTGAATGACTGCTGTCCTCTTTAGGTCCATCTCACTGCCCAGCATTCACAGGCAACACAACACTGTGTAGGTATGAGCGAGTCACTGGTGGGATTGTAGTAAATCCCCTCAGTGTGCGGCGGGAGGCAGCATTGGCGGGGTTTCAAACTCCCATCACGCAACTTCAGTTTGAACTTGCTCTCCCACTTCTAATTCATCAGGGACCCGTAATACCAGAGGACCTAAAGAAATATCAAATGCAGCAGTGCTTTCCTGTGTACTGCAGTACACAGGTGCAGCTTCATCTGCCTGAAAGCTGGACTCATACAAAACTAAGTGTGTGTCATTTTACTAACAAGAATAATGTCAGCCTGAACAGCCTTGCTCCGGCTCCATGAAAGCTTTTTGCTTGGAAATCATGGCGCAAGCTATAATTTGATTTGTAGTGTCTCATACGCCTGCCGAGTGACTTTGCCACTGGCAAGCTGTGTGGTTGCAAATGGGCATTTATTATAAAACTGTAGTATTGCAAGTTGGCATGTTTTGTCTTTGATGTGAAACTCCTCTGCTGAAGCACTTATAGAGGCTTGGCAGTTTTGAAACTTGATTTTCAACCGTTTCTTAACCTAAATTTTACACTGGGCTTCTTTGAAATCTGGCCATATCAATTTGTGTCTTTTATATTATTCACCAAAACATCATATCAAAGGCACAACATTATGCTACAAGCTGATCACATCAGCTCCCTATAATGCGCTACATCCATCGCCACAATTGCTACGAAGCCAAAGACAATAAATGCAGCGgctctgttttcattcaaatgatTAACGTCCCTCACCATCTATGACCAAATCCAGGACCACAGAGGACATCTCCAACAGTTCCCAAAAACATGCCAACACCACAGCGGGTCCAACACAACACTCCAGCCCTGAGGAAGAACCCGTCTTTGTCTAGAAATGGAGGCAGTGATGCGGAGATCATGGAGCTAAATCAACAGGTAGAGTTGAATGGAGGAGCTACGGTCTGAGAGTAGTAGTCCTGATACTTATATCAGGGTTTTGTACATAAACCAATACTGAGCACAGATCCAATGTTGAATTAATAAGCTGAGAGACTGGGATCTTTTTTAGCCACTGAACTTGTTGACGTACCAAGGATTGAATCATAGTTTTTTGCTCCCTCCGTACTATGTCAGCTACTGGTAAACTGCTTATTATGTATGTATCAtgtggtaaacacacacagacataaacatatTAGTCAGCTCTATTGTCACGATACCTGATCCAGCTCTTTGAGTCGATATAAGACGATATCCAATGTCAACATTGAGTCGACGCATCCTGATCGGTTTCTCTTATCATTTTCTCTGGTGGATTCACACCCACTGAAAGCAATTACTGTACTGCATTAATTATCTTATTTACAACAGACAATATGACATGTTACAGAAGGAAAAGCTcatgagtaaataaataagattcAATAAGATTAACAATGGCTGAAATCCCATTTAGTCACATCAGTTTCAGGGTTTCGGACGTTTCGCACTCTGGctcacttttgttttaaatgccaACAATGCTGGGATCTCAAACCTATTTTCCTGTTACACttctttaatgtatttattagaACAGTGTCAGTGTATGTGGTTGTGGGCCTTATTTTCATGTCTTTCAGTTTAATCTATGCTGCATTTTTCCAAAGCAATGGCAGTTCATTTACATTCAAACcactaatttagtttttatttgcaTGATTTACATATTTCAGAACAATGGAGAAGATGAAAGAACTCATGTCTGTGTtaataaaatattgattgaaATATTTTTGGCTGTGTCCATTGTAACTTTCTTTTTACTCCCAGTGTaaacacatgtttctgtttctgcctcaggtgatggagatgaagtTGACTGTAGACGGActagagaaggagagagacttCTACTTCAGCAAACTACGGGACATCGAGCTGATCTGCCAGGAGAACGAGGGTGAAACCAACCCCGTCCACAGCAGGATAATCCACATTCTCTACGCAACAGAGGTATGTCTGATACAGCAAATCTATGGCCTGCAGTGCACCACggaattcttttattttctcagtgttAATTACTACAGAGAGGCTAAAGTGAAACCACAACATCTGGGTTCTGTTCCAGAAGCAACctaacttaaataaaaataaaaaatcaacttgacatgtaataaaatgtataacaCAGCATTAGTCCAGGAAAATCGTGGGTTAAACATCCCAGCTCAGCAGAAGAAGGTGAATGCGatatattacttttattatcCAGCTAAGAAGTTGGAACGTTAGATGAAAAGTGAACAGAGGAACAGAAATGTTGGTAGATATCATATTGACGAAACCAAGATACGATGATGGAAGTACCCACACTGGTACACTGGTAGATTTTCATGGGAACTGAAATATTTTTATGTATACAAACAAGTTAACTGCTGTTAATTTTGTTAGAATTACAAGTGTTTCAACATCCAACAGAGACTACTGTAAAATATTTGTCTTAGCATACGGGaattaaaatgctaaatgttGTCAGGCAGACCGATAAAAGAAATCGTCAATGAGAGGATTTATCTGTTTGAATGTCCTCAGTGATCaggaatttttatttttacttggaACCAAACTACAGGAAGCACAAactaataaatatcagttcccttaaaaCGTGTgacatcaagatccatgaattattcccttggaaatgGGTGAAAATATCAGCAAATTCTCGCAATCTTTcaataataaagtgaaaaacaaaaccccacatttaatgggttctttcttagCCCATGTTCCAAACCTTGCACCACTTTCTGTGGACAtccgttctgtagtttttgcataatcctgcgaACGCAGAAACAACCCAActgaccaacaaacaaactaaaaggcagaggtgaaaacatgtcTTCCTTGACGCGGAGAAGCTGAacactgcttttcttttctttatctcaGGACGGCTTTGCGCCTCCAGAAGACGAGGAGCTGGATGAACAAGCTCACCTGGACCAGGAGGAATACTGAAcccttcatctcctcccctcCGGCATCCCCGCTCTCCCTTTTCTTTAGTGCCctcatttgttttctgctctctctctctgcacgcTCTCTATAAATACCTCCCATCATCCCTGCTCTCTGtccatcttttccttcctttctcaTCAGTTGGACCCCCCCCCTGCATCCACCCTCTGGCCGTCGACATACTTTGCATCATTTGCTGCTCACCCCTGCCTCCACTTACACAGTAACAATAACAGTAATGTACAACATATCCCAGTTATTTCAGCATGAGTAACGTAGAAAATCGAGTCGACGCCGGCGTGGAGGTTGCTTGGGCAAACAGTGGATCTAAGTCTGTAAATATGACTGACATTTGGATTTCTGAGAACAGAACAGTGTCTTCGCTCGTTATGGAGTCATTTGTCTTAATGCTTCTACTAGAGCACGGAACAACACGGCTCCAACGGGCCATCGGGACACTCCCAGAGCTACTAAAACTGTAACAAAAGTGACTTTGTTTTAacaatttcttatttatttaacttataTTTCATTAAGATTCACTTTCTGTAGCAGAATCGGTGCAAAACCTACTGTATGTGAGCTGAAAACCGAGGGCCCCGGTATGTGATTTGAGTcgaggtgtgtgtttgaggctgCATCgagctttttattttgttttacgGAGGGTTCGTGGCATGtggaaacactggaggagaTACTTTGGTGTAATGGCCTCGAGGCGTATAATGATCAGTGCTCTGCAATTATACATTTTGGATCCGCAAAACATATCTGAGCATGAGAATGTTAGACATTGACTGTGAATGAGtgatattttgtaaatgtactttgtgaTCGATCCTGGTTAGTTGCCATTGTATCGTTCAGGGCGGAGGAGGAGCTCTGCCTGCAGACCGACGACATGGTTATAGATCGTAGCAGTGCTGATGTTTGATTCTCGGAAGCCTGACACGGAATTGATACGGACAGATTTTTCACATGACAGCTTTTATCATGTCTTTTTTCCTGCtaatcattttgtgttttttaacttttaatttgcTGGTAGCCCAGGATGTATGAGTTGTTATTCGAAAAGAAACTCGGTATTAAGAGATCTGTCATAACAACCAGTTTTAACCAAGGAAGTCTCCCAGTCCTTCCCAAGCTCTTTAAACTTTGCACACTGGCTGTCGTCTGCTCTGGAACTCGCATTCTTGGACCGTGTAAACATCTACAGAACGCTCATCTTTTGAGTTTTGACTAAATAAACAGTTGAGAAATAAATGGCTTTGTGTGATGATGGATTTCTAGTGCAACAATGACAAGCTTACAGAGGCCATGAGTCAAAATTTCACTCAACGAATACAACAAACTATACACTTAcatgaatacatatatataatacacatacatataatCTAATGCACGTCAATATATCATTGGTAGTAATTAATAACTGAACCACTGACCATATTACAAAATCGTAAGAACGTTCTTTATGAAACCAGCCGGGGGATTAGCTCAGATGGTAGAGCGCTCGCTTAGCATGCGAGAAGTAGCGGGATCGATGCCCGCATCctccagacttttatttttttttgccctcACAAACTAATTTGAGttaaattaagattttaaaataCGAAGAGTGACTGTCGCTATGAATTCACTGTCCTTCCGGTTTATTTTAACTTCAACTTTCAGCTGTATTTGTCCCCAGaggacagtttgtgttttcagcaaagggttaaaacacagaagatataagacataaaaacataaaaggaCGTGGACATGTAGACAACAGACGGTAAAGTCCACTCACCACGTGATCCATACTCTCCATGTTACGAGAAAACACTGGAACGTGGGTGAAACATGACGTCACTGTGATCCGGCCTGATGTCTAAAgatatatcattttatatattgtatattttgaaataataataagatgaCAGCACAGTCAAATTACAGTGTGTGAGGGCTACGAACAATTCATGTGTAAAATTCATGGGCGCGTCGCCAAAAGGAATAAATGATAATTAAATCCTGTACATATTTCAAAATACACAACCGTCTCCTGCTTGACCACCAGGGGGATTAGCTCAGATGGTAGAGCGCTCGCTTAGCATGCGAGAAGTAGCGGGATCGATGCCCGCATCCTccagatcttttatttttttaatcccttttttgttttttatcgaaaacacaaactgatttaaGATGAATTAAGACTTTAAAACTGTTTGTAAGCGGTTGTAACCTTCAAAGTAGGAAGAATATCTCCCTCCACATTTATCTTCTCTGCTTATGCCAGTTTCCTCGTAACTGCAGAAGAGATGTTGGTTTgatttttagatttaaatacaATTAGTACAAAGGCAGGTTGTTCTTAAAGTTGTTTGTTTCAAGAAAAACGGAATAACTTAAATATGAAGCCCatatgaacagatgaacaaacagctgctgtgaaatgtttattgGTGTCACGTTCACAAATTCAAAAGTCATACAGATGCtacttttaaattcaaaataatagTCAGCAAAAAAAAGCTTTGCAACAGCAGCAACCACAACAAgaacatcaataataataattataataataatacttcaAGCTAGATAAAACTACACTTGGAAATAATGAGACATTTGCATGTTGATGGATTTAGTTCAATACTAAACTTGCAATATTGCAAACTGTAGCTGCACTAATCTACATCTTGATGTCTTTTGAAATTTTGCTAAATACTTTCTTAAGAACGAGagggaaacatacaagtgaaaTGATTTGATTACTGGGAAAATCTGAGCGGAGCTTTCAAGCCCCCAACATCTTCTTCACCATGTAACCAGGCATGTTGTACAGGAACAGACCCAAGATGGcgaacagcagcagagcagtgacGATCTTGATGGTCAGCCACCGGTACTGGTTACACACCAGGTTCTTAACGGCTTTGAAAGGGATGAGGAACCACAGGAGGGCGATGTCTGGACGGCTGTGTGAGGGAGATCACAGATTAGTGAGATGGCTCAAACTGAATTTGTGTGACAGggaattttattttctgtcttaaaattgtgtatatataatatgcCAACAATATAACAACATTGTAATAGTAATTTAGctttctgtaacattttttataaaagatTAATTCACCCTGGAATTGAGGAGGCAAAATACTCCCAAAACGTCTTATAttatgattttaaacaaataaattcttgctttaaaatattttcaaaacgTAGAATTTCTAGAAATAGTCACCACCTTCAATAACATCACAGGAAAACAGGTGGTTGGTtacattaatattaaatcatattaaaaatattacattttaaaaagtttttgaaaattaaaaatggCATCTACTTGATTATTTGAGCGGGATGTATACAATAGATTTTTATAATTACTGATAAGACAAGAAGGCATGTACTGTCCTTTTAGATTCCTGTATATACTCACATATAatacacactcatatatatcacACTCACAAgtacacatttacacagatgACAGTACGAGCAGAAAACTGAACAGTTCAGATCAATTTATTCCTAAATTTGAAATATCATACATACACATAATCaggaaaacatgacaaaacatttgtttcatgaCAAAATATTCTTCAAGCAGGAAAATCTGAACACCAGCCGACTATGCTAAAAATCCTCAATATCTAATCGATAAAACCTTTAATATCCAATTGATGGTCATCAGTTTTCATAGGTGAGCAGTGGACGTTGaattaatttaatgtaaataaaga
The sequence above is drawn from the Hippoglossus hippoglossus isolate fHipHip1 chromosome 22, fHipHip1.pri, whole genome shotgun sequence genome and encodes:
- the mapre3a gene encoding microtubule-associated protein RP/EB family member 3a isoform X1, with the translated sequence MAVNVYSTSVSIDNLSRHDMLAWVNDSMHLTCTKIEQLCSGASYCQFMDMLFPGCILLKKVKFQAKLEHEFIHNFKVLQAAFKRMSVDKIIPVEKLVKGKFQDNFEFVQWFKKFFDANYDGKEYDPLVARQGQDVVPSPNPGDHFIHKPKRNPGPQRTSPTVPKNMPTPQRVQHNTPALRKNPSLSRNGGSDAEIMELNQQVMEMKLTVDGLEKERDFYFSKLRDIELICQENEGETNPVHSRIIHILYATEDGFAPPEDEELDEQAHLDQEEY
- the mapre3a gene encoding microtubule-associated protein RP/EB family member 3a isoform X2, with the protein product MAVNVYSTSVSIDNLSRHDMLAWVNDSMHLTCTKIEQLCSGASYCQFMDMLFPGCILLKKVKFQAKLEHEFIHNFKVLQAAFKRMSVDKIIPVEKLVKGKFQDNFEFVQWFKKFFDANYDGKEYDPLVARQGQDVVPSPNPGPQRTSPTVPKNMPTPQRVQHNTPALRKNPSLSRNGGSDAEIMELNQQVMEMKLTVDGLEKERDFYFSKLRDIELICQENEGETNPVHSRIIHILYATEDGFAPPEDEELDEQAHLDQEEY